Proteins encoded within one genomic window of Candidatus Roizmanbacteria bacterium CG_4_9_14_0_2_um_filter_38_17:
- a CDS encoding penicillin-binding protein codes for MDVLWKITYRLLYLLAYALILIGGVVRRIIDLVFRPIRYIGMLLLQLFYFKKKKKPKIERTRLVLSFQSLRWFVLGVIFTMLFVGVPFIVVSWLRQLPDPHTLSQMKLPATTKFYDSNGKLLYELYADIDRRPVALDKIPQDIVNATIAVEDQEFYHHLGFSLRGMFRAAREIILNKKLQGGSTITQQLIKNTLLTPETTISRKLKEVVIASWAEIIYSKDEILSMYLNNVPYGGTAWGIRAASEKYFGTDVTELTLAQSALLAGLPAAPTTYSPFGANPELAKKRQELVLSQMFQMGYITEQERERAKQEQLNFTQPGNTISAPHFVMYTKQVLDDLLGPRIVEQGGLQITTTLDLDLQNVAQEIVQEELAKLARLNVGNAAVLVTKPETGEIVAMVGSRDYYDELNDGNVNITTSLQQPGSSIKPINYVAALQNGMTAATLINDSPISYVQPNGKVYSPVNYDGRFHGIVPLRWALANSYNIPAVKVLDKIGVSSMVEQGQAMGIDSWEDSSRFGLSLTLGGGEVTMLDMAEAYGVFANGGKLMELLPVLEIEDFQGKSLDDFAIDRKQEQVIPEGAAFIISDILADNASRSRAFGVNSLLHIPGKYVSVKTGTSNEKRDNWTVGYTKDFVVVVWVGNNDNSPMHPTLTSGITGATPIWRRVMDYLLEDREALPPAQPDDVVRIPCYGRYEYFIKGTAPVRGCGIWPKFSPSSSPTPTQ; via the coding sequence ATGGATGTGTTGTGGAAAATAACATATAGATTGCTCTATTTATTGGCGTACGCTCTAATATTAATTGGAGGAGTAGTGCGCAGGATTATAGATTTAGTTTTTAGACCTATAAGATATATTGGTATGCTGCTTTTGCAGCTATTCTATTTTAAGAAAAAAAAGAAACCTAAAATAGAAAGAACCAGATTGGTTTTGAGTTTTCAGTCGCTAAGGTGGTTTGTATTGGGAGTTATATTTACTATGTTATTTGTGGGAGTGCCGTTTATAGTTGTGAGTTGGTTACGCCAACTACCCGATCCACATACGTTATCTCAGATGAAGCTTCCAGCTACAACAAAGTTCTATGATAGTAATGGTAAATTGTTATATGAGCTCTATGCTGACATAGATAGGCGTCCGGTAGCTTTAGACAAGATTCCTCAAGATATTGTTAATGCAACAATTGCGGTAGAAGACCAGGAGTTTTACCATCATTTGGGTTTTTCACTCCGAGGAATGTTTCGAGCAGCTAGAGAGATTATTCTTAATAAGAAATTACAAGGAGGCTCAACAATAACTCAGCAGCTGATTAAAAATACATTACTTACACCTGAAACAACTATCTCGCGTAAATTAAAAGAAGTTGTGATTGCCTCGTGGGCAGAGATTATCTACTCTAAGGATGAGATATTGTCGATGTATCTAAATAATGTCCCATACGGAGGAACAGCCTGGGGAATAAGAGCGGCTTCAGAAAAATATTTTGGTACAGATGTTACTGAGCTGACACTTGCTCAATCAGCGCTATTGGCGGGTCTACCTGCTGCCCCAACTACCTATTCCCCCTTTGGTGCCAATCCAGAGCTTGCAAAGAAGCGCCAGGAACTTGTTCTTTCCCAGATGTTTCAAATGGGATATATAACTGAACAAGAGCGCGAGAGAGCTAAGCAAGAACAGTTAAACTTTACACAACCAGGTAACACAATAAGTGCACCGCATTTTGTTATGTATACAAAACAAGTATTAGACGATCTACTTGGTCCTCGTATTGTAGAGCAAGGAGGTCTGCAAATCACTACTACTTTAGATCTAGATCTGCAAAATGTTGCGCAAGAGATAGTTCAAGAAGAACTAGCAAAACTTGCTCGTTTAAATGTAGGAAATGCTGCTGTTTTAGTAACAAAGCCAGAGACGGGTGAAATTGTAGCAATGGTTGGATCGCGTGATTACTATGATGAATTAAATGATGGAAATGTTAATATAACAACATCGTTGCAGCAACCAGGGTCATCAATTAAGCCGATAAACTACGTTGCAGCACTGCAAAATGGAATGACTGCAGCTACATTAATTAACGATAGCCCAATTAGCTATGTTCAACCAAATGGAAAAGTATATAGTCCAGTTAACTATGATGGCCGTTTTCATGGAATTGTGCCTCTACGTTGGGCTCTAGCTAATTCATACAACATTCCTGCAGTTAAAGTCTTAGACAAAATTGGAGTGTCTTCCATGGTTGAACAAGGACAAGCTATGGGGATAGATAGCTGGGAAGATAGTTCGCGCTTTGGCTTATCTTTAACATTGGGTGGTGGAGAAGTTACGATGTTGGATATGGCCGAAGCTTATGGAGTATTTGCAAATGGGGGTAAATTAATGGAGCTGTTACCAGTATTAGAGATTGAAGATTTTCAAGGAAAATCTCTTGATGATTTTGCAATTGATCGTAAACAAGAGCAGGTAATTCCTGAAGGTGCAGCTTTTATAATCTCTGATATCTTGGCAGATAACGCGTCTCGAAGCCGTGCATTTGGTGTTAATTCACTACTACATATTCCAGGTAAATATGTGTCCGTTAAAACAGGGACCTCTAATGAAAAAAGAGATAACTGGACAGTTGGATATACCAAAGATTTTGTAGTAGTGGTCTGGGTAGGTAATAATGATAACTCACCCATGCATCCCACTTTAACCTCAGGTATTACGGGCGCAACACCAATCTGGCGTCGTGTTATGGACTATCTTTTGGAAGACAGAGAAGCTTTACCTCCAGCCCAACCTGATGATGTAGTGAGAATTCCTTGCTATGGAAGGTATGAATACTTCATCAAAGGAACAGCACCTGTGCGTGGTTGTGGTATTTGGCCAAAATTCAGTCCCTCATCCTCTCCCACCCCAACACAATAA
- a CDS encoding aldehyde dehydrogenase — translation MSKLVSTNPSRNYEVIGEVEISSKLEIREAAALAQVAKLQWKETPLSERITILRSVFDLFKDKKNIEKLAKLASQEMGMPIKESREDFMYGNRNLDWYLDHATAYLSPEVTYEDDNEIHAVYREPYGVTAVIVPWNFPFSNFVWQCGQNLIAGNVIVFKGSEEVPLFSKALEEIMLSSLLPKGVFNVIYGDGKVGDQLVHENIDLICFTGSTNTGKYLYKVAAEKFIPVVMELGGSAPGVIFEDADISGVIETIVMNRFMNCGQICDGLKRLIVHKNVYSQVLKQLKEIFENNIIGEAESDKTQMGPLVSQRQLDLLEEQVGDALSKGAKVEIGGKIPKRLKGAYYEPTLLTNVKQNMRVWTEEVFGPVLPIVTFETEEEAVELANDTKYGLGSYVFTSDKERFQRVAMKLQAGMVSLNNTSYVMACNPFGGYKESGLGREHGSYGFHDITQVKVVSREK, via the coding sequence ATGAGCAAACTGGTATCTACAAATCCATCTAGGAATTATGAAGTGATTGGTGAGGTTGAAATATCATCTAAGCTTGAGATTAGAGAAGCAGCTGCGCTTGCACAAGTTGCGAAACTGCAATGGAAAGAAACTCCACTATCTGAGCGAATAACTATTCTACGGAGTGTATTTGATTTATTTAAGGATAAGAAAAATATTGAAAAGTTAGCCAAGTTGGCTTCTCAAGAAATGGGGATGCCGATCAAAGAATCAAGAGAAGACTTTATGTACGGAAATAGAAATCTGGATTGGTATTTAGATCATGCAACGGCGTATCTATCGCCCGAAGTTACATATGAAGATGATAACGAGATTCACGCTGTTTATCGGGAACCGTACGGAGTAACAGCTGTTATAGTTCCGTGGAATTTTCCTTTTTCTAATTTTGTGTGGCAGTGTGGTCAGAACCTAATTGCTGGTAATGTGATTGTTTTTAAAGGTTCAGAAGAGGTTCCCTTGTTCAGTAAAGCTCTGGAAGAGATTATGTTAAGTTCTCTTTTACCCAAAGGCGTGTTTAATGTTATTTATGGAGATGGGAAAGTTGGAGATCAACTAGTACATGAGAATATTGATTTAATTTGCTTTACTGGTAGTACTAATACTGGTAAGTACCTGTATAAAGTAGCAGCAGAAAAATTTATTCCTGTTGTCATGGAGCTAGGTGGATCGGCTCCTGGTGTAATATTTGAAGATGCGGACATTTCTGGTGTAATTGAAACTATTGTTATGAATAGATTTATGAATTGCGGACAGATATGTGATGGTCTTAAAAGGTTAATAGTACACAAAAATGTATATTCTCAAGTTCTTAAGCAATTAAAAGAAATTTTTGAGAATAATATAATTGGAGAAGCCGAATCTGATAAAACCCAAATGGGTCCACTTGTTTCTCAAAGACAATTAGACTTGCTTGAAGAGCAAGTGGGGGATGCCCTTTCTAAGGGAGCAAAGGTAGAAATTGGTGGGAAAATACCTAAGAGATTAAAGGGTGCTTATTATGAACCAACTTTGTTAACCAATGTTAAGCAAAATATGCGAGTATGGACGGAAGAAGTGTTTGGACCTGTATTGCCAATCGTTACTTTTGAAACAGAAGAAGAGGCAGTAGAATTAGCAAACGATACAAAGTATGGTTTGGGGTCTTATGTATTTACGTCTGATAAAGAAAGATTTCAACGAGTAGCTATGAAACTTCAAGCGGGTATGGTTAGCTTGAATAACACGAGCTATGTTATGGCATGCAACCCATTTGGAGGGTATAAGGAGTCAGGATTAGGCAGAGAGCATGGATCATATGGGTTTCATGATATTACCCAAGTCAAAGTTGTTTCCAGAGAAAAATAA
- a CDS encoding glyoxalase gives MKAKISIITLGVSNFEKSLQFYSKGLGFKPHGYNEKDEYVMLEMEGTYLALCPKDMLIKDVTLPIIDPGLSPITLAHNVVSKEEVDRVYKEALNAGAKLIKKPQDVFWGGYSGYFADPDGYLWEVAYNPFTDLS, from the coding sequence ATGAAAGCAAAGATAAGCATCATCACTTTGGGTGTTTCTAACTTTGAAAAATCGCTTCAGTTTTATTCTAAAGGACTTGGATTTAAACCGCATGGCTATAACGAAAAAGATGAATATGTAATGCTGGAAATGGAAGGAACATATCTTGCATTGTGTCCCAAAGACATGCTCATTAAAGATGTTACATTGCCGATCATCGATCCTGGTCTTTCTCCCATAACTCTTGCTCATAATGTTGTTTCAAAAGAAGAAGTGGATAGGGTATATAAAGAAGCACTTAATGCTGGTGCAAAACTAATCAAAAAGCCACAAGATGTCTTCTGGGGAGGCTATTCAGGATATTTTGCAGATCCTGATGGGTATCTCTGGGAAGTAGCATATAACCCTTTTACTGATTTAAGTTAA
- a CDS encoding signal peptidase I gives MIKTWKIVVVGSKWCLTVLVVAATILLIITTFHASPKYRLLAVKSGSMQPAIHEGSLILTEKKDIYSIGDVIAYKLDKEVVTHRIFAYHNTASGERYITKGDANNVADPNPVNYPNILGRQIKQIPWLGYLVSFTKQPLGFILLIIIPSTVIVYQELVGLKQHLFKKKIAHLAIACVIVLGLHSELTNSYFAESASSSNNLIAAASSFSSSLDVGNLSIKVYFCPIGTSIGVDQQSDSNGNATIPDSCSEAGSNIHFRATNNVADGDDSPPDDDEFDVFDYSTDASGTISILDYGLGTLGVAEFPVDGDRLADFMLLGFLCSNSAGDYDNNYELATINVGSTTYCNAYNLSFGGGSPF, from the coding sequence ATGATTAAAACATGGAAGATTGTTGTAGTTGGTAGCAAATGGTGCTTAACGGTGTTGGTTGTAGCTGCGACAATTCTTTTGATTATTACCACATTTCATGCTTCACCAAAATACAGACTACTAGCGGTTAAATCTGGTTCAATGCAGCCTGCTATCCACGAAGGTAGCTTAATTCTTACAGAAAAGAAAGATATTTATTCGATTGGCGATGTTATTGCGTATAAATTAGACAAGGAAGTGGTAACGCATCGAATCTTTGCATATCATAATACAGCTTCGGGTGAGAGATATATTACCAAGGGAGATGCCAATAATGTAGCGGATCCAAATCCAGTTAATTATCCTAATATTCTAGGAAGACAGATTAAACAGATTCCATGGTTGGGTTATCTGGTTTCTTTCACAAAGCAACCTCTCGGTTTTATTCTGCTTATTATTATTCCATCGACAGTTATTGTCTATCAGGAACTGGTTGGTTTAAAACAGCACTTGTTTAAGAAGAAAATAGCGCATTTAGCCATCGCTTGTGTAATTGTGTTAGGTTTACATAGTGAGTTAACTAATTCATATTTTGCAGAATCAGCAAGTAGTAGTAACAATTTAATTGCGGCAGCTAGTTCATTTAGTTCGAGCTTGGACGTAGGTAATCTATCTATTAAGGTTTATTTTTGTCCAATAGGAACAAGTATTGGAGTGGATCAACAATCTGATTCTAATGGGAATGCAACTATACCAGATAGTTGTAGCGAGGCTGGTAGTAATATTCACTTTAGAGCCACTAACAATGTAGCTGATGGCGATGATTCCCCGCCCGATGACGATGAATTTGATGTTTTTGATTACAGTACCGATGCTAGTGGGACAATATCTATCTTGGATTATGGATTGGGCACTTTGGGTGTTGCTGAATTTCCTGTGGATGGAGATAGGCTTGCTGACTTTATGCTTCTAGGTTTCTTATGCAGTAATAGCGCTGGTGATTATGATAATAATTATGAACTAGCTACAATCAATGTAGGATCAACAACATATTGTAATGCATATAATCTATCGTTTGGAGGAGGTTCTCCATTTTAG